A window from Streptomyces sp. NBC_00271 encodes these proteins:
- a CDS encoding NUDIX domain-containing protein — translation MIECVRAVLLTPAGRLLLIRRTWPGATPYRVFPGGHVEPDDQGLRAALVREIREETGAEPQITGLLHVLADAHQRQYFYLARIGSWSEADRTGPEFADPDRGEYRLEEVPLSVRALDALSLEPEEIAALLRAAVTAGTDLAALADPAR, via the coding sequence GTGATCGAGTGTGTCCGGGCGGTACTGCTCACGCCCGCCGGCCGGCTGCTGCTGATCCGCCGCACCTGGCCGGGCGCCACGCCCTACCGGGTGTTTCCCGGCGGGCACGTCGAACCGGACGATCAGGGCCTGCGCGCGGCCCTGGTCCGTGAGATACGCGAAGAGACCGGCGCCGAGCCGCAGATCACGGGCCTGCTGCACGTACTGGCCGACGCACACCAGCGGCAGTATTTCTACCTGGCCCGCATCGGGTCCTGGTCCGAGGCGGACCGCACCGGTCCGGAGTTCGCCGACCCGGACCGCGGCGAGTACCGGCTCGAGGAAGTCCCGCTGAGCGTCCGGGCGCTCGACGCCCTCAGCCTGGAGCCGGAGGAGATCGCCGCACTGCTGCGCGCCGCGGTGACGGCCGGGACCGATCTGGCCGCCCTGGCGGATCCGGCACGGTGA
- a CDS encoding dTDP-4-dehydrorhamnose 3,5-epimerase family protein gives MAIEEMKVRDAFRITPSQLPDNRGLFFEAWRLGGLTAAGGQPFTVRQVNFSVSRRNTLRGIHGTTLPPGQAKLVTCVRGAALDVVVDLRVGSPTFGMFDTTLQEARSGIGVYLADGLGHAFLALSDDTCMNYLCSEEYVPGTMVDIQALDPDIGIPWNTTGQLIRSDKDTHAPSLSEAAARGLLPTYEQALASYQPAAPAGPRP, from the coding sequence ATGGCCATTGAGGAGATGAAGGTCCGCGACGCCTTCCGGATCACACCGTCGCAACTGCCGGACAACCGGGGCCTGTTCTTCGAGGCCTGGCGGCTGGGCGGCCTGACCGCGGCCGGCGGCCAGCCGTTCACCGTCCGGCAGGTCAACTTCTCCGTCTCCCGGCGCAACACACTGCGCGGCATCCACGGCACCACGCTGCCGCCGGGCCAGGCGAAGCTGGTGACCTGCGTGCGCGGCGCCGCCCTGGACGTGGTCGTCGACCTGCGCGTCGGCTCCCCGACGTTCGGCATGTTCGACACCACCCTGCAGGAAGCTCGCTCCGGCATCGGCGTCTACCTCGCCGACGGCCTCGGCCACGCCTTCCTCGCCCTGAGCGACGACACCTGCATGAACTACCTGTGCTCCGAGGAGTACGTGCCCGGCACCATGGTCGACATCCAGGCCCTCGACCCCGACATCGGCATCCCCTGGAACACCACCGGACAACTCATCCGCTCCGACAAGGACACCCACGCCCCCAGCCTCTCCGAGGCCGCCGCCCGCGGCCTGCTGCCCACCTACGAACAGGCCCTCGCCTCCTACCAGCCCGCGGCCCCCGCCGGCCCCCGCCCGTAA
- a CDS encoding RNA-guided endonuclease InsQ/TnpB family protein, with amino-acid sequence MIRAYKFLLYPTMRQTQALGEMLRDHCSLYNGALEERRSAYRHASRTTVRYGQQSGQLKDIRAFDPERQGRWSFSSQQTTLRRLDKAFTAFFRRIKSGEAPGYPRFRGVRRFDTVDFPKDGDGCRWDSTPHDPQTRVRFQGVGHVKVKQHRPVAGKVKTVSVKREGRRWYVILTADQAPPEPLPATGAVVGIDLGIASFLTTSDGRHVDNPRHSRNAAKKLEAAQQALARSKRGSKRRRKAVERVATLHRKVRRQRLDHAHKTALGLVRDNDLIAHEDLKIRNMSKAPEPRPNGDGTYAPNGAAAKAGLNRSIADAGWGVFLAILAAKAEGAGREVIAVDPRNTSRTCPDCGHVAKENRPTQEKFHCQACGHTAHADVVGASNVLRAGLARRQAQPA; translated from the coding sequence TTGATCCGCGCGTACAAGTTCCTTCTGTATCCGACCATGCGTCAGACCCAGGCGTTGGGCGAGATGCTGCGGGATCACTGCTCCCTCTACAACGGGGCGCTTGAAGAGAGGCGGTCCGCGTACCGGCACGCGTCGAGGACGACCGTGCGCTACGGCCAGCAGTCCGGACAGCTCAAGGACATTCGGGCGTTCGATCCGGAGCGTCAGGGCCGGTGGTCTTTCTCCTCGCAGCAGACGACGTTGCGCCGCCTGGACAAGGCGTTCACCGCGTTCTTCCGCCGCATCAAGTCCGGTGAGGCTCCCGGCTACCCCAGGTTCCGGGGTGTGCGCCGGTTCGACACGGTGGACTTCCCCAAGGACGGGGACGGCTGCCGGTGGGACTCCACGCCGCACGATCCGCAGACCCGTGTCCGCTTCCAGGGCGTCGGGCACGTCAAGGTCAAGCAGCACCGGCCGGTGGCCGGGAAGGTCAAGACCGTTTCCGTCAAGCGTGAAGGGCGCCGCTGGTACGTGATCCTCACGGCCGACCAGGCACCGCCCGAACCGCTCCCCGCGACCGGAGCCGTGGTCGGTATCGATCTGGGGATCGCCTCGTTTCTGACCACCTCCGACGGCCGGCACGTCGACAACCCGCGCCACAGCCGCAACGCCGCGAAAAAGCTGGAGGCAGCGCAACAGGCCCTCGCCCGCAGCAAGCGCGGGTCGAAGCGACGACGCAAGGCCGTGGAACGCGTCGCCACCCTGCACCGCAAGGTGCGCCGCCAACGCCTCGACCACGCACACAAGACCGCGCTCGGTCTCGTCCGCGACAACGATCTGATCGCGCACGAAGACCTCAAGATCCGCAACATGAGCAAGGCCCCCGAGCCGCGCCCGAACGGGGACGGAACCTACGCCCCGAACGGAGCCGCGGCGAAGGCCGGACTCAACCGAAGCATCGCCGACGCCGGGTGGGGGGTGTTCCTCGCGATCCTGGCCGCCAAGGCGGAAGGTGCCGGACGGGAAGTGATCGCCGTGGATCCCCGCAACACCTCCCGCACCTGCCCCGACTGCGGGCACGTCGCCAAGGAGAACCGGCCTACCCAGGAAAAGTTCCACTGCCAGGCCTGCGGCCACACCGCACACGCCGACGTCGTAGGGGCTTCCAACGTACTGCGGGCCGGGCTGGCCCGTCGTCAAGCCCAACCAGCTTGA
- a CDS encoding DHA2 family efflux MFS transporter permease subunit, whose translation MSTVNPPSPGGDTRRVVFWAILTTSLASFMAGLDNLVIITALPTIREKLGGSLTDLEWTVNAYTLSFAVLMMFGAALGDRFGRRKVFSLGLLLFTAASAAAALAPGINELVAARAVQGVGAAIIMPLSVTLLTAAVPAEKRGAALGIWGAVNGLSIAAGPLVGGAIVEHLSWQWIFWLNVPIGLALAPLSFRKLAESRIAHSRLDAVGTALASLGLFGIVLGLIKGHGDGWTSPQVLGALIGGTAVMALFVVWENRTEHPMVPMRMFRNRAFTAINLAGALMSVGMFGAIFLMTQFLQNIQGYTAMQAGVRLLAWTAMPMVVAPIGGMVSDRIGGKPVVTLGLAMMTAGMVYWAFVLKPDVSYAAQLPSLMICGAGMALFYAPLMNLTMGSVAEHEQGIASGVTAATREVGAALGVALLASIFSANGGYASPRNFVDGLVPAMWVGAAAVALATFAMLGAPSRRRAAVSAPVAQAAPAQESAPAPLH comes from the coding sequence ATGAGCACCGTCAACCCCCCATCCCCGGGCGGTGACACCAGGAGGGTGGTCTTCTGGGCCATCCTCACCACCAGCCTCGCCTCGTTCATGGCGGGACTGGACAACCTCGTCATCATCACGGCGCTGCCCACCATCCGGGAGAAACTCGGCGGCAGCCTCACCGACCTGGAATGGACGGTCAACGCCTACACCCTGTCCTTCGCGGTCCTGATGATGTTCGGCGCCGCCCTCGGCGACCGTTTCGGCCGCCGCAAGGTCTTCAGCCTGGGCCTGCTGCTGTTCACCGCCGCCTCCGCGGCCGCCGCCCTCGCCCCCGGCATCAACGAACTCGTCGCCGCCCGCGCCGTCCAGGGCGTCGGCGCGGCCATCATCATGCCGCTGTCGGTGACCCTGCTGACCGCCGCCGTGCCCGCCGAGAAACGCGGCGCGGCCCTGGGCATCTGGGGCGCCGTCAACGGACTGTCCATCGCGGCCGGCCCGTTGGTGGGCGGCGCCATCGTCGAGCACCTGTCCTGGCAGTGGATCTTCTGGCTGAACGTGCCGATCGGCCTGGCGCTTGCCCCGCTGTCCTTCCGCAAGCTCGCCGAGAGCCGCATCGCCCACTCCCGCCTGGACGCCGTCGGCACCGCCCTGGCCAGCCTGGGCCTGTTCGGCATCGTGCTGGGCCTCATCAAGGGCCACGGAGACGGCTGGACATCCCCCCAGGTCCTGGGCGCACTGATCGGCGGCACCGCCGTGATGGCCCTGTTCGTGGTGTGGGAGAACCGCACCGAACACCCGATGGTGCCGATGCGGATGTTCCGCAACCGCGCCTTCACCGCGATCAACCTGGCCGGCGCCCTCATGTCGGTCGGCATGTTCGGCGCGATCTTCCTGATGACCCAGTTCCTGCAGAACATCCAGGGCTACACCGCCATGCAGGCCGGCGTACGGCTGCTGGCCTGGACCGCCATGCCGATGGTGGTCGCCCCCATCGGCGGCATGGTCTCCGACCGCATCGGCGGCAAACCCGTGGTCACCCTCGGCCTCGCCATGATGACCGCCGGCATGGTCTATTGGGCGTTCGTCCTCAAGCCGGACGTCTCCTACGCCGCCCAGCTGCCCTCCCTGATGATCTGCGGCGCCGGCATGGCCCTGTTCTACGCCCCGCTGATGAACCTCACCATGGGCTCGGTCGCCGAACACGAACAGGGCATCGCCTCCGGCGTCACCGCCGCCACCCGCGAGGTCGGCGCCGCCCTCGGCGTGGCCCTGCTCGCCTCCATCTTCAGTGCCAACGGCGGCTACGCCTCACCGCGCAACTTCGTCGACGGCCTGGTGCCCGCGATGTGGGTGGGCGCCGCCGCGGTGGCCCTCGCCACCTTCGCCATGCTGGGGGCGCCCTCCCGCCGGCGGGCCGCCGTGAGCGCCCCCGTCGCGCAGGCCGCCCCCGCGCAGGAGAGCGCACCGGCCCCCCTGCACTGA
- a CDS encoding nuclear transport factor 2 family protein, with translation MATEAHEFTLPGADLPQPDAELRKKREAVVLQHTVAEIAWDIDGVLATFPRGGVYRIQAFEEGPLIGEEAIKKGYFADLKAAFPGLEHELHHVHHTPTAVILEAQARGRQQADWRGIPNRGKSIDAPVAVFFHFDGDVLIDETLYFDIATFQRQLA, from the coding sequence ATGGCCACCGAAGCACACGAATTCACCCTGCCCGGCGCGGATCTCCCGCAGCCCGACGCCGAACTGCGCAAGAAGCGCGAGGCGGTCGTCCTGCAGCACACGGTCGCCGAGATCGCCTGGGACATCGACGGCGTGCTGGCCACCTTCCCGCGCGGCGGTGTCTACCGCATCCAGGCCTTCGAAGAGGGCCCGCTGATCGGCGAAGAAGCCATCAAGAAGGGCTACTTCGCCGACCTCAAGGCCGCCTTCCCCGGCCTCGAGCACGAACTGCACCACGTGCACCACACACCCACCGCCGTGATCCTCGAGGCACAGGCCCGCGGCAGGCAGCAGGCCGACTGGCGCGGCATCCCCAACCGCGGCAAGTCCATCGACGCCCCCGTCGCCGTCTTCTTCCACTTCGACGGCGACGTCCTCATCGACGAGACCCTCTACTTCGACATCGCCACCTTCCAGCGCCAGCTCGCCTGA
- a CDS encoding cupin domain-containing protein, giving the protein MARPGDTLHLGKDKLTFLTTAAETDGAFVEVEVEYAPAVIKPPQHYHPRQTEHMRLQSGRLSLQLDGVLHEYEQGADFYIPPGAVHSMWNPGPEPTRVIWRTTPAYRTETVFETLWGLTNEGRLRPDGTPRLQMPLLALAFRDEYRVVTGRPYPLDTALCLLLSPLSLACGYRPTYRPPQNTATLQPTA; this is encoded by the coding sequence ATGGCACGCCCCGGAGACACCCTCCACCTCGGCAAGGACAAGCTCACCTTCCTGACCACCGCCGCCGAAACCGACGGCGCCTTCGTCGAAGTCGAAGTCGAATACGCCCCCGCCGTCATCAAACCGCCCCAGCACTACCACCCCCGCCAGACCGAACACATGCGCCTCCAAAGCGGCCGCCTGAGCCTCCAGCTCGACGGCGTCCTGCACGAGTACGAACAAGGCGCCGACTTCTACATCCCGCCGGGCGCCGTCCACTCCATGTGGAACCCCGGCCCCGAACCCACCCGCGTCATCTGGCGCACCACCCCCGCCTACCGGACCGAAACCGTCTTCGAGACCCTCTGGGGCCTGACCAACGAAGGCCGGCTGCGCCCCGATGGCACCCCCCGCCTGCAGATGCCGCTGCTCGCCCTCGCCTTCCGCGACGAGTACCGCGTCGTCACCGGCCGCCCCTACCCCCTCGACACGGCCCTGTGCCTGCTGCTCTCCCCGCTCTCCCTGGCCTGCGGCTACCGCCCCACCTACCGCCCGCCCCAGAACACCGCGACCCTCCAGCCCACCGCCTGA
- a CDS encoding MFS transporter, with product MTTDHTAAPRATDTTPAGAAADPRRWRLLVFVALAQFMVLLDTTVVNLALPAIQTDLKAGATAVEWVLTAYILCFGGLMLLGGRTADRWGRRRTFLLGALLFTAASLLCGLAQGAGLLIAARALQGCGAAFLSPAAMSLVTTTFPKGRERTTALAVWAALAGLGGTLGVIAGGLITDSLSWRWIFYINLPFGIVAVAGVLLLSRGRPETRIRGSRPDIAGAVTVTAGLAALVYAIVNIQDHGAASTPYVLAPAAASLALLAAFVLVERRTPDPLMPLHLFATRSLATAGLGRVLTSGVQASVLFLCSYYLQRTLGYSTLRSGFAFLPLGVVAILVTAPATRIMHKAGPRPVYLAGAAGSVLGLILLTQVPQNGTYLLHLLPALLILGASMQCCGIPVNVHGVSDIPARQQGIASGVLVAAFQVGASLGVATVATSALTRTTHELTHHTTPALAWLDGLHLGFWIATGIGVLNLLTAYFGLPRHQRAPAPAGPRTA from the coding sequence ATGACCACCGACCACACCGCCGCCCCCCGCGCGACGGACACCACACCCGCCGGCGCCGCAGCGGATCCCCGCCGCTGGCGCCTGCTCGTCTTCGTCGCCCTCGCCCAGTTCATGGTGCTCCTCGACACCACCGTGGTGAACCTCGCCCTGCCCGCCATCCAGACCGACCTCAAGGCCGGCGCCACCGCCGTCGAATGGGTGCTGACCGCCTACATCCTGTGCTTCGGCGGCCTCATGCTGCTCGGCGGCCGCACCGCCGACCGCTGGGGCAGGCGGCGCACCTTCCTGCTCGGCGCCCTGCTGTTCACCGCCGCCTCCCTGCTGTGCGGACTCGCCCAGGGCGCCGGCCTGCTGATCGCCGCCCGCGCCCTGCAGGGCTGCGGCGCCGCCTTCCTCTCACCGGCCGCGATGTCCCTGGTCACCACCACCTTCCCCAAGGGCCGCGAACGCACCACCGCGCTCGCCGTGTGGGCCGCACTGGCCGGCCTCGGCGGCACCCTCGGCGTCATCGCCGGCGGCCTGATCACCGACAGCCTCAGCTGGCGCTGGATCTTCTACATCAACCTGCCCTTCGGGATCGTCGCCGTCGCCGGCGTCCTGCTGCTGTCCCGGGGCCGCCCCGAGACCCGTATCCGCGGCTCGCGCCCCGACATCGCCGGCGCCGTCACCGTCACCGCGGGCCTGGCCGCCCTCGTCTACGCCATCGTCAACATCCAGGACCACGGCGCCGCCTCCACGCCCTACGTGCTGGCCCCGGCCGCCGCCTCCCTCGCCCTGCTGGCCGCGTTCGTCCTGGTCGAACGCCGCACCCCCGACCCGCTGATGCCGCTGCACCTGTTCGCCACCCGCTCCCTGGCCACCGCCGGCCTGGGCCGCGTCCTGACCAGCGGCGTGCAGGCGTCCGTGCTCTTCCTGTGCAGCTACTACCTGCAGCGCACCCTGGGCTACTCCACCCTCAGGTCCGGATTCGCGTTCCTGCCGCTGGGCGTCGTCGCCATCCTCGTCACCGCCCCCGCCACCCGCATCATGCACAAGGCCGGCCCCCGCCCCGTCTACCTCGCCGGCGCCGCCGGCTCCGTCCTCGGCCTGATCCTGCTCACCCAGGTCCCGCAGAACGGCACCTACCTGCTGCACCTGCTGCCCGCCCTGCTCATCCTCGGCGCGTCCATGCAGTGCTGCGGCATCCCCGTCAACGTGCACGGCGTCTCCGACATCCCCGCCCGCCAGCAGGGCATCGCCTCCGGCGTCCTGGTCGCCGCCTTCCAGGTCGGCGCCTCCCTCGGCGTGGCCACCGTCGCCACCAGCGCCCTGACCCGCACCACCCACGAACTCACCCACCACACCACCCCCGCCCTGGCCTGGCTGGACGGCCTCCACCTCGGCTTCTGGATCGCCACCGGCATCGGCGTCCTCAACCTGCTCACCGCCTACTTCGGACTGCCCCGCCACCAGCGCGCCCCCGCCCCGGCCGGCCCCCGCACCGCCTGA
- a CDS encoding TauD/TfdA family dioxygenase: MSTAVKTTPYGTGSGLLVEPAGPGGLDGIDPKELRDLLSQAGFLLLRGFGADMDAFTALVQHTSTSTTLDPARDFYSEVAQKVDAGFDEVGLHTENGNSPFRSHLAWFFCEKAASSGSQTTVCDGYRVWDALSPQARTAFAAQDIVYSRYVAEPQWRAMAHHLLGRTKPAHEIGVEELLALASQLPGTEIVPQDDGGVRYSFTTPAAGTTVFGPRPSFANSILGPSFNYEKPTITFADGTALSPQLLAEVEEVTARLTENLDWQDGDAAVIDNTRVMHGRRAITDPHRTIYNALSYIEAPAA; this comes from the coding sequence ATGAGCACGGCTGTGAAGACCACCCCCTACGGCACCGGCAGCGGCCTGCTGGTCGAACCCGCAGGCCCCGGCGGCCTCGACGGCATCGACCCCAAGGAACTGCGCGACCTGCTCTCCCAGGCCGGCTTCCTGCTGCTGCGCGGCTTCGGCGCGGACATGGACGCCTTCACCGCCCTGGTGCAGCACACCTCCACCTCCACCACCCTCGACCCCGCCCGCGACTTCTACTCCGAGGTCGCCCAGAAGGTCGACGCCGGCTTCGACGAGGTGGGCCTGCACACCGAGAACGGCAACAGCCCCTTCCGCTCCCACCTCGCCTGGTTCTTCTGCGAGAAGGCCGCCTCCTCCGGCTCCCAGACCACCGTCTGCGACGGCTACCGCGTCTGGGACGCCCTCAGCCCCCAGGCCCGCACCGCGTTCGCGGCCCAGGACATCGTCTACAGCCGCTACGTCGCCGAGCCGCAGTGGCGGGCGATGGCCCACCACCTGCTGGGCCGCACCAAGCCCGCCCACGAGATCGGCGTCGAAGAACTCCTCGCGCTGGCCAGCCAGTTGCCGGGCACCGAGATCGTGCCGCAGGACGACGGCGGGGTGCGCTACTCCTTCACCACCCCCGCGGCCGGCACCACCGTGTTCGGGCCGCGCCCCTCCTTCGCCAACAGCATCCTGGGCCCCTCCTTCAACTACGAGAAGCCCACCATCACCTTCGCCGACGGCACCGCCCTGTCCCCGCAGCTGCTGGCCGAGGTCGAAGAGGTGACCGCCCGCCTCACCGAGAACCTGGACTGGCAGGACGGCGACGCCGCCGTCATCGACAACACCCGCGTCATGCACGGCCGGCGCGCCATCACCGACCCCCACCGCACCATCTACAACGCCCTCAGCTACATCGAGGCACCCGCCGCCTGA
- a CDS encoding thermostable hemolysin produces the protein MRITLSERGTPDWQTAADLARLVFAKQYQASISPDPDGFLAFFETAADGQEEVLACAGLSFPEEESILLERYLDAPVEDVITRAVGAPVKRSQVLQIGSIASVRPAAGAEIIKAIPLIMACLGRPYAVMTMTGRLAALMQRLGCVFHPLADASAERLPEGERAAWGSYYDTRPVVGYAEAAEQSTLLLAAIGRYCFTSVDMRLLSNRPQQGVLTRAA, from the coding sequence ATGAGAATCACCCTGTCCGAGCGCGGCACCCCGGACTGGCAGACCGCCGCGGACCTGGCCCGGCTGGTGTTCGCCAAGCAGTACCAGGCGAGCATCTCGCCCGACCCGGACGGCTTCCTCGCCTTCTTCGAGACCGCCGCCGACGGCCAGGAGGAAGTCCTCGCCTGCGCGGGCCTGTCCTTCCCCGAGGAAGAGAGCATCCTGCTCGAGCGCTACCTCGACGCCCCCGTCGAAGACGTCATCACCCGGGCCGTGGGCGCCCCCGTCAAACGCTCCCAGGTCCTGCAGATCGGCTCCATCGCCTCGGTACGGCCCGCCGCCGGCGCCGAGATCATCAAGGCGATCCCGCTGATCATGGCCTGCCTGGGCCGCCCGTACGCGGTGATGACCATGACCGGCCGGCTCGCCGCCCTCATGCAGCGCCTGGGCTGCGTCTTCCACCCCCTCGCCGACGCCAGCGCGGAACGCCTGCCCGAAGGCGAACGGGCCGCCTGGGGCTCCTACTACGACACCCGGCCCGTCGTCGGCTACGCCGAGGCCGCCGAGCAGTCCACCCTGCTGCTGGCCGCCATCGGCCGCTACTGCTTCACCTCGGTCGACATGCGGCTGCTGAGCAACCGCCCGCAGCAGGGGGTGCTCACCCGTGCCGCCTGA
- a CDS encoding FAD-dependent oxidoreductase, giving the protein MSAITMANITIIGGGLAGLTAAISAAEQGARVTVHEAHSHTGGRARSAAGPYVTNDGPHTFFDNGDAWHWLLQRGLAGRYVRLSFHEWTRMRFRHQGRLRMTLPSGYMKMTWRHRGIEVPVDRSFQDWASERFAQQTVNEALGFLGPILFDGDPGRLSAAFVWERLLRVGTPRFPLPSRYFIGGWGALIARMERVARARGVVIETGSRLSELPAGGPVIVATSLASARSLLGDPGLEWPSGTAALLDMAVTHSKKDGNVSFDMDEGGFTSQYSDHDPSLAPQGQALFQGQMPLRPGESKADALARLEKLFDLTTPGWRTRLLWRREGVSRGRTGALDLPGLSWRDRPAVDRGDGVFLAGDSVAAPGILAETSINSALRAARLAVNARPAAHRSAALGR; this is encoded by the coding sequence GTGAGTGCGATAACCATGGCGAACATCACGATCATCGGCGGCGGACTGGCCGGCCTGACCGCGGCGATCTCCGCCGCCGAACAGGGCGCCCGCGTCACCGTCCACGAGGCCCACTCCCACACCGGCGGCCGCGCCCGCTCGGCCGCCGGCCCCTACGTCACCAACGACGGGCCGCACACCTTCTTCGACAACGGCGACGCCTGGCACTGGCTGCTGCAGCGCGGACTGGCCGGCCGCTACGTGCGGCTGTCCTTCCACGAGTGGACCCGGATGCGCTTCCGCCACCAGGGCCGGCTGCGGATGACCCTGCCGTCCGGCTACATGAAGATGACCTGGCGCCACCGCGGCATCGAGGTCCCCGTCGACCGCTCCTTCCAGGACTGGGCCAGCGAACGCTTCGCCCAGCAGACCGTGAACGAGGCCCTCGGCTTCCTCGGCCCGATCCTCTTCGACGGCGACCCCGGACGGCTGTCGGCGGCCTTCGTGTGGGAGCGGCTGCTGCGCGTGGGCACCCCCCGCTTCCCGCTGCCCAGCCGCTACTTCATCGGCGGCTGGGGCGCGCTGATCGCCCGCATGGAACGCGTCGCCCGCGCCCGCGGCGTGGTCATCGAGACCGGCTCACGGCTGAGCGAACTGCCCGCCGGCGGACCGGTGATCGTGGCGACCTCGCTGGCCTCCGCGCGCAGCCTGCTCGGCGACCCCGGCCTCGAGTGGCCCAGCGGCACCGCCGCCCTGCTGGACATGGCCGTCACCCACTCCAAGAAGGACGGCAACGTCTCCTTCGACATGGACGAGGGCGGCTTCACCTCCCAGTACTCCGACCACGACCCCTCCCTCGCCCCGCAGGGCCAGGCCCTGTTCCAGGGACAGATGCCGCTGCGGCCCGGCGAGTCGAAGGCCGACGCCCTGGCCCGGCTGGAGAAACTCTTCGACCTGACCACCCCCGGCTGGCGCACCCGCCTGCTGTGGCGCCGCGAAGGCGTCTCCCGCGGCCGCACCGGCGCCCTGGACCTGCCCGGCCTCAGCTGGCGGGACCGGCCCGCCGTCGACCGCGGGGACGGCGTGTTCCTGGCCGGCGACAGCGTCGCCGCCCCCGGCATCCTCGCCGAGACCTCCATCAACAGCGCCCTGCGGGCCGCCCGGCTCGCCGTCAACGCCCGCCCGGCGGCACACCGCTCCGCGGCGCTCGGGCGTTGA
- a CDS encoding aldo/keto reductase, translated as MRQRKLGSQGLEVSEQGLGCMGMTFAYGPADDQEALRTAHRALELGVNLLDTADFYGPHSNEEFVARVIAGRRDSITVSSKVGNEVTADGTITGRLNGRPDYIRTSIDATLRRLGTDRLDLYYLHRVDPAVPVEESTGALADLVTAGKVRHLGICEASAATIRRAHAVHPLTAVQTEYSLSTRDVEANGVLAAVRELGIGFVGYSPLGRGLLTGAIRSLDALAAHDFRRVVPRFQQGNLETNLHVVERLQALAAAKNITAGQLALAWVLAQGDDVVAIPGTKRVTYLEENLAACAVELSAADLAALDEIAPHGSTAGDRYPVGAMATLDG; from the coding sequence ATGCGGCAACGAAAACTCGGCAGCCAGGGGCTGGAGGTCTCCGAGCAGGGACTCGGCTGCATGGGCATGACCTTCGCCTACGGGCCCGCCGACGACCAGGAAGCCCTGCGCACCGCGCACCGCGCCCTGGAACTGGGCGTGAACCTCCTGGACACCGCGGACTTCTACGGCCCGCACAGCAACGAGGAGTTCGTCGCCCGCGTCATCGCCGGCCGCCGCGACAGCATCACCGTCTCCTCCAAGGTCGGCAACGAGGTCACCGCCGACGGCACCATCACCGGCCGCCTCAACGGCCGCCCCGACTACATCCGCACCTCCATCGACGCCACCCTGCGCCGGCTGGGCACCGACCGCCTCGACCTGTACTACCTGCACCGCGTCGACCCCGCCGTCCCCGTCGAGGAATCCACCGGCGCACTCGCCGACCTCGTCACCGCCGGCAAGGTCCGCCACCTCGGCATCTGCGAGGCGTCCGCCGCCACCATCCGCCGCGCCCACGCCGTGCACCCGCTCACCGCCGTACAGACCGAGTACTCCCTGTCCACCCGCGACGTCGAGGCCAACGGCGTCCTTGCGGCCGTCCGCGAGCTGGGCATCGGCTTCGTCGGCTACAGCCCGCTGGGCCGCGGCCTGCTCACCGGAGCCATCCGCAGCCTCGACGCCCTCGCCGCACACGACTTCCGCCGTGTCGTGCCCCGCTTCCAGCAGGGCAACCTCGAGACGAACCTGCACGTCGTGGAGCGGCTGCAGGCGCTGGCCGCCGCCAAGAACATCACCGCCGGACAGCTCGCGCTGGCCTGGGTGCTCGCCCAGGGCGACGACGTCGTCGCCATCCCCGGCACCAAACGCGTCACCTACCTGGAGGAGAACCTCGCCGCCTGTGCCGTCGAGCTGAGCGCGGCCGACCTCGCCGCCCTCGACGAGATCGCCCCCCACGGCTCCACGGCGGGCGACCGCTACCCCGTCGGTGCCATGGCCACCCTCGACGGCTGA